GCGCCGCCGTTGCGGGCGTCGATGTAGCCGGCGTTGTTGAAGCGCACGACCGCGGCGACGCTGTTGTAGCCCGACGCCGCGCCCAGCGAGAGCCCGGTCAGGGCGTCGATCCTCCCGGCCCCCGGGACGGCGTCGAAGGTCGCGCCGAAGGCGGCGCTCTGGCGCGCGACGGCCGTGTTCTTCCATCCGGTCGAGGAGGCGAGACAGACCGGAGCCGCGGCGTTCTTGACGGTGACCGTCACGGCCGCGCTCGCCGTCTTGTTGCCCGCCGCGTCGCGCGCCACGGCGGCGAGGTGGTGCGTGCCGTCGGCGGCGGCGGCCGTGTTCCAGGCCGCCGCGTACGGAGCCGTCGTGTCCTCGGCGCCCAGGACGGCGCCGTCGAGCAAGAACTGCACGCCGGCCACGGCGACGTTGTCCGAGGCGCCCGCGGCGACCGAGACGGCCCCGGACACGGCGGCGCCCGAGGCCGGCGACGTCAGGGTGACCGTGGGCGCGACGGTGTCCGGCCCCGGCGCCGCGGGCGTGATCGCGAACGCGCACACCTGATGGCTGCCGGCGCCCGACTGGAGCGCCCAGTTGTCGAGGCGGGAGACCGAGGCCTGCTCGGTGCGGAAGGCGTAGTTCAGCGCCAGGAGCCGCTCCGCGGCGCCGGGGGGCGCGACGTAGACCGAGTAGCGATGGGCGGCCGGGTCGACCGCGAGGCGGAACTTGTAGGTCGCGCCGGCGGTATAAGGGATGGAGGCGTCGGCGGCGTAGACGCCGCCGTTGCGCGCGTCGATGTAGCCGGCGTTGTTGAAGCGCACGATCGCCGCGAGGCTCGCGTAGCTCGAGGCGGCGTTCAGGGAAAGGCCGGTCAGGGCGTCGATCCTGGCGGCGCCCGGGATCGCGCTGAAGGTCGCGCCGAACGAGGCGCTCTGCGAGGCGAGGGCGTTGTTCTTCCACGCGGCCGCGGAGGCGAGGCATTGCCCCCGCGCCTGGCCGGCGGCGAGCGCGCTCAGCGCGGCCGAGGCGGCGAGGATCTTGAGTGAGGAGAATCGGATGTTCATGGAGGCACCTCTCGGCCCGATTCTAGATATGCGCGGGCGCGGCGGCCATGGAGGAAAGGTCAAGTTAATCTTGCCGCTATTTGGCGAGGGTGAAGGTCTGATAGACCTTGCCGCCGTCCCGGGTCGTGATGACGGCGATGTACACCCCCGACGGGGCGAGTCCCCCGGACGCCTCGCGCCCGTTCCAGACGAGGGGGCCGCCGTTCGAGGACTCGTGGAAGACGCGGCGGCCCCGGATGTCGACGATGGACACCTCGCGGGCGTCCGGCCCGAAGACCGCCCGGTCGTTGACGCCGTCGGCCAGCGCGGGCGTCAGCACCCTCTGCGGGGCCTTGGCCTCGGCCGCGGCGGGCGCGGCGGCGGCCCGCCCCGCGGCGCCGTAGGCCGCCGCCGGTTCGCCCGTCGCGAAGAGGTAGTCGGGGGATACGGCGAGCAGGCCGGCGGCGTCCCGGGACCGGACGCGGAAGTGGTAGAGCGCCTCGGAGGCGAGCCCCGTCAGGGAGACCCCGCGGCTGACGACCTTAATCGAGCTCAACGGCGTCGCGTCCCCGTAGTCCTGCGTCATCCCGTACTCGACCTGGGCGTCCGCCGGCTCGCTCGTCGTCCAGGAGACGACCGCGCCGTCGGCGGTGAGCGCGGAGGCCGAGACCTCGCCGATGACGGGGGGCGTGTTGTCCGTCGTCACGCGGACGATGGGCGAGGTCGCGGCGCGGCCGGCGGCGTCGCGGACGACGGCGGCGAGCGCGTGCGTGCCGTCGCCGGCGAGAGAGGTGTCCCAGCCCAGGGTGTAGGGCCCCGCGGTCAGCGGCGGGCCCAGGTCCTGGCCGTCGAGCAGGAACTGGACGCTCGCCACACCGGCGCCGGCGCTCGCGTTGGCCGACACCGTCGCGGTGCCCGAGACGACGGCGCCCGCCGGCGGGGTCATGATGAGGACGAGCGGCAGGGCCTGCCCGGAGGCGGGGATATCGCGGGAAGGCGGCGGCGTCGTGAAGGTGAGGTCTTCCGAGACGGACAGCAGGCCGGCGGCGTTGCGGGACTTGGCCCGGTAGTGGTAGAGCGCGCCCGGGACCAGGCCGGTCAGCCGCACGGAGTGGCTCGTCGCGGGCGGGCTGTTCAGGAAGACGGAGTTGGCGTAGGCCTCGGACGGGCCGTAATCCACCTCGGCGTCGGCAGCCTGGTCCGTCGTCCAGGAGATCACGGCGCCGGTCCCGCCCTCGGCGGCGGCGGACACGCCGCTGATCGCCGGGGGCGGGGACGGGCCCTGCGCCCGCGCCGCGACGGCCAGCGCGAGCAGCAGGGCCGCGGCGCCCGGGCTCACCGGTCGGCGCCCGTCGGCATCATGACCCGCGTGTTGTCGGCCTCGAACTGCAGCGCCTCGAGCAAGGACGAGGATTTCCCCGAGGCGGCGAGCCGCGCCGTCTTCAGGTACTCGGCGCGGGCGTCGGCGACGCCCCGCTTGCCGGTGACGATCTCGTCGGCCAGGTTCAGGGCCAGGCGGTTCTTCGCCTCGCTCTCCGAGGCGAAGCCGAGCTCGCCCGCGGTCTGGCTGACGATGATCCTCGGGTTGAAGCGCGTCAGCTCGGCGACCTTGTCGTTCGGGACGAGATAGCCGATGCTCTGCTCCAGGACGTCGGTGCGCGTCACGGCGGGGTCGCGGTGCTGCCGCCGGCGGTAGACGATGGTCCTTTTCCACTCGCCGTTGTTGAACCAGACCATGGTATCGCGGTCGAACTGGTCGGGGCGACCGTACTTCTCGAGCAGAAGCCCGGCGGTGTTCCGCGAGCGCGGCGGCCAGCGCTGGATGATCGCCTCCGGCGCCTCGCCGGGCGTCGCGCTGACGACCCGGGCGGCTCGCTCGGGGGTCCGGCCGGCCCGGGGCTGATCCGCGGCGGACGCCCAGATGAGCATGGTCAGTATCCCCAGTCCTGCGGCGCACGAGTTACGGACGACGGTGATCTTCACCATGAATCCTCCTGCACGTCTTTCACGGTCATTGTAGTCGTCCGGGCCGCGGCGGGTCCATAAAGGGAGCGTAAACGAATTTTGGACTTCTTATGTCGCCTCCGGCCGGGGGGCCTAAAGACCCCCGGCCCCGGCGACCGAAGGGCCCTAGGAGCCCGGCGGGGGTCCGCGGTAGACTCTTCGCATGATCCGACGCCTGATCTCCGCCGCGCTGATCGTTTCCGTGACCGTGCCGACCCCGGGCGGGAGCTTCTACGAGGCGTGCGCCCAGACGATCGCCGCGCCCGCCGCGCGCGCCGGAGTCTCCGGCTCCGCGGGCGCCGCCGCCGTCCTCCGCCTCGAGCTCTCCGCGCCGTCGCTC
The nucleotide sequence above comes from Elusimicrobiota bacterium. Encoded proteins:
- a CDS encoding fibronectin type III domain-containing protein; protein product: MSPGAAALLLALAVAARAQGPSPPPAISGVSAAAEGGTGAVISWTTDQAADAEVDYGPSEAYANSVFLNSPPATSHSVRLTGLVPGALYHYRAKSRNAAGLLSVSEDLTFTTPPPSRDIPASGQALPLVLIMTPPAGAVVSGTATVSANASAGAGVASVQFLLDGQDLGPPLTAGPYTLGWDTSLAGDGTHALAAVVRDAAGRAATSPIVRVTTDNTPPVIGEVSASALTADGAVVSWTTSEPADAQVEYGMTQDYGDATPLSSIKVVSRGVSLTGLASEALYHFRVRSRDAAGLLAVSPDYLFATGEPAAAYGAAGRAAAAPAAAEAKAPQRVLTPALADGVNDRAVFGPDAREVSIVDIRGRRVFHESSNGGPLVWNGREASGGLAPSGVYIAVITTRDGGKVYQTFTLAK